The DNA window TCGGTGATCTTCTCAATGCTCTCCTGGCTGTTCTGAAACGCAGCATTATTGACCAGGATGTCCAACTTCCCGAACTCCTCGACCGTGTTCTCCACGGCCTCTCGGCAGAAATTCGGATCGCCGACGTCACCTTCAATCAGTAGGCATCTGCGGCCAGCCCCTTCCACTGCCGCTTGTGTCTCTTCAGCGTCGCTTTGTTCTTCGGGCAAGTAAACAATAGCCACATCAGCACCCTCTCTGGCGTACAGAGTGGCCACCGCCCGGCCAATCCCCGAATCGCCGCCCGTGATAAGCGCCACCTTCCCTTTCAGTTTTCCTGCTGGCTTGTATTCTTCGCCCCGGAACCGCGGGCGCGGCTCCATCTCCGCAGCCCGGGCTTCTCCAGCTTCTTCTTCATGTACGGAGGTTCTGGTTCCTGGACGGGTCCTTCCGTCGTTCTCCGATGCGGGAACTCATGCACCCGCGCCTTCTTCTTCTCCTGTGTCTCTCCTGATCCGGACTTCTTCGGACTGCTCTTCTTCGCCATCTCCCACTCCTGATGCTGTGATGCGAGAGCGAACAAATGCGCAACGGCTACGCTCGATTACGCCGCGCGGCGCTCCTCGAGCCGTCGTACCAGCGCCTTCAACTCCAATGCGTTCTGGACGGCGTAAGCAGCCTGGTCGTTATCGAAGTACGCAAACACCGCCTTCAGCCTGCCCCGTTGTTCATGGATCCACGACGCCCACTCTTCCAAACGTTCCCCCGAGTAACTCCCTTGGTAAGGACCACCCGGCCCATGCAGCCGCACATACGTCCAGTCCGCCGTAACCTCAAGCGGCGAGTGCCTGCCATTTAGCTCGAAAATGCAGAATGCCGCATTATGGCGACGCAGGATCTCGTACACGCGGTCTGTGTGCCACGAGTGTTCCCGAAACTCGATGGCATACCGATGCCGCTTCGGCAGTGCTGCAAGAAACTCCTCCAGCCGCTCCGGATTCATGCCCCACTTTGGAGGAAGCTGAAACAGAATGGGTCCCAGCTTCTCCTTCAGTTCCTCGGCCCTCGGAATCAGGTTCTCCAGCGCGTTTTCCGGGTCCTTCAATTTCTTCATGTGAGTGATGAACCGCGAACCTTTCACGGCGAAGCAGAAGTTCGTCGGAGTCGCTTCCCGCCAGCTCCGAAACGCAGCCTCTGTCGGCAGCCGGTAAAAGCTGTTGTTGATCTCGACGGTATCGAAATGCTGGTAGTACACCTCCAGCATCTTGGCGCCCGGCAGCTTCGGGTCATAAAAGGGGCCACACCAATGCTTGTAGTGCCATCCCGAAGTTCCAATCCGAACGCCGCCGTGCATCAGAGTTGTCTCCTGATCGCCGAACGCACCAGCTCTGTTGTCATACCGAAAACCACGTGTTCTCCCGCTGAATCCGCGTGCATGGCTTTGCTGTACTCTTCGCGGTGGCGCGTCAGGCCAAACTTAGGCATCAGGTACTCGAATGCGACCAGCCACA is part of the Terriglobales bacterium genome and encodes:
- a CDS encoding DUF72 domain-containing protein, producing the protein MHGGVRIGTSGWHYKHWCGPFYDPKLPGAKMLEVYYQHFDTVEINNSFYRLPTEAAFRSWREATPTNFCFAVKGSRFITHMKKLKDPENALENLIPRAEELKEKLGPILFQLPPKWGMNPERLEEFLAALPKRHRYAIEFREHSWHTDRVYEILRRHNAAFCIFELNGRHSPLEVTADWTYVRLHGPGGPYQGSYSGERLEEWASWIHEQRGRLKAVFAYFDNDQAAYAVQNALELKALVRRLEERRAA